The Acinetobacter sp. WCHA45 DNA window CGCCCTGAAGAAGATTTATCTCGTTTTATGTAATTTATTTCGTTAAAGAAAAGCTACTTCGGTAGCTTTTTTTCATATTCATAATTTCTTCATTAATTCATCTAAATCAAACAAAAGTCTTCATAAGCATAACAATTATAAATTCTATCTATACAAATTCTGCATAAAAAAACGTTATGGTGAGCGCAAGAAAAATCCTTACAAACTTTAGGACATGGAGTCCCAAGATGATGAAGAAGTCATTTGCATGCCTGATTACAACAGGTTTATGTGCCCTTCCTACACTTACTTTTGCAGATTCACCATATTTTAGCCTCAAAGATGGAGATGGGTTTAAGCGCTTCTCTATTTCAGCTGGTCCCCTATATGTAAAACCAACGGGTAAAGGACAACCTATACGTGTAAATACCTCTGTTGCAGAGGGAACCAAAACCAAAGTTGGAGATGTCAAAGGCGATTCTGTATTAGACGCGATTGATGAATCACAACCAGAAGCTACAGCTAAAAAAGCTATATTAAAAGGCGTTCTTGATCTAGAAAGACATACACTCCTTAATTTGGGTAAAGAAGGTATTGTCTCTTATAAAGGTGATGATGGAGCACAGTACCTCAGAGCGAGCACTGCAGGTACAGCAGAAATCAATGGTTTATCTTCATGGGAAAATCAAGGTACAGGTCTTGAAGCCGATGATGTTCTAACCTTAGGGATCATGACAAGTTATCATTTTACAGATAATCTGTCGTTGGAAGTTAAAGCTGGTATCCCTCCTAAAGTAGATATTCAAGGTAAAGGAAAAATTTATGCACCTTTAACAGGGATCGCTACTCCAGAAGGATTAGGTGTAGTAGTTGGTGATCTTCCATTAAAGAAAGATATTTTCATTACGGACTTAGAAGCCCATAAAAAGACATCTTCCGCACGTGCTTGGACACCTGCATTCGAACTCCAATACCGCTTTGGAAAAACCGGTATAAATAAATTTAGACCATATGTTGGTTTAGGGCTCATGTATGCTTACTTCAGTGAACTAGAAATGAACCCAGACTTGGAAAAAGATCTTGTCAATGCTGGTCATATGATTGTCAATATTAAAGACGGTAAAGCTGGCGCAGCTCTAGACCAGAAAAAAAGCTCAGGAAATCCAAAAGTTAAGTTAGATGCTTCAGATACTTTTGCTCCTGTAGCAACGGTTGGTTTTACCTATGATTTTAATGAAAAATGGTACGCTGTAGGCTCTGTATCTTATGCTCACTTAAGTACTGATGCTACTATTACTGTGAATGATTCAAAATATGGGGAATTAATTAAAGCCAAAGCAGATATCGAAATTAATCCTATTTTAGGTTATGCAGGTATCGGCTACCGTTTCTAATCTTTTCTTTTTATCAAAGCAGCTTCGGCTCACTACTGTCCCATAGTTTGCTTTAAATAAAAAAAACCTGAGTCTAAATAGTTAAAATATGAGTGCAAACAAACACTTTAACTATAAAGGACTCAGGTTTTGTCACATCAGAATACCGTATTTCATCAATTACTCAAACCCATTCTAAGACAAGATTTTGAACGTCTGGCTAAACTGCACCACTCTGGGCAAAAATTAAGATCAGCCACCCGCTGGGATCAGTTTGTTGCCATATTGATGTCCCAACTTTCTTGTCGGCAAAGCTTAAGAGACATTCAATCCAATCTCGAATCCCAGCAGGAAAAGCTCTATCATCTTGGCGCGAAGAGAATTGCGCGAAGCACCTTAGCAAGACTCAACGAAGAACAGCCCGCCAGCCTGTATCAGCAATTGTTCACACAGCTGCTTCAGCGCTGTGAAAACTCTAAAACTGCACATAAATTTAGATTCAAAAATCCGCTGTATTCACTAGATGCCAGTCATATTGATCTTTCACTGTCATTGTGCGCATGGGCAAAAGTGCATGAATCCAAAGCCAGTATTAAACTCAGTGTTGGCTTAAATCACAGCAATACCATTCCTGAATTTGTAGCGCTTGGGGATGGTATTGAAAATGATATGGTGCAAGGCAGAGCATTTAAATTTCCTGCTGGCAGCATTATCGTCTTTGATAAAGGATATGTTGATTATCAATGGTTTGCTCAGTTGACACTTCAGAACGTCAGCTTTGTAACCCGGCTACGCCCAAAGACAGTTTATCAAGTTAAATCAAGCCGCAGCGTATTAGAGACTAAAGGGATTATTGCGGATGAATGTATTGAATTGAGCAGTGCGCATGCCAAGAAAAGAGGCGCACCTGAATTATTAAGACGTATAGAGTTTTATGAGGCTTTGTTGCACAAACCTATCTGTACAGGCTTTTTCATCGATATAATTTTCAAATGAAGAAGCCTACACACAAAATCTACCGCACAAGCAATTGGCCCGCATATAACCGAGCACTCATGAGTCGCGGAAATATTACCATTTGGTTTGATCCTGCTACGCAATGGTATGCGCCATCAAAAGGCAAACAAGGGCGAAATCAAACCTACTCCGACGCAGCCATCCAATGCTGCTTAATGATTAAATCCTTATTCCGTCTGTCTTTACGTATGGTCACTGGCTTTGTGCAAAGTCTGATTAAACTTTGCGGATTAAATTGGATAGCTCCAGATTACACCACGCTTTGTAGAAGACAAAAGCATATTGATATTGTAATCAGCTACCAAAAAAGTAGCGATGGGCTGCATCTACTCATGGACTCTACAGGCATGAAGTTTCTAGGTGAGGGCGAATGGAAACGCAAGAAACATGGACCTGAATATCGTCGCCAATGGCGTAAACTTCATATTGGTATAGATGCCAAAACCCTACAAATACGAGCAGTTCAGCTCACAACCAATAATGTCAGTGATTCACAGGTGCTTGGTGATTTACTTAATCAGATTCCACAAGATGAGCGGATTGACTCTGTTTATACCGATGGAGCTTATGACACCAAGCAATGCCGTCAGGTCATTGCAGATCGGCAAGCGCATGCGGTGATTCCACCTAGAAAAAATGCGAAACCATGGAAAGATACAAAGAGTAGCTCGCTAGAGCGAAATGAATTACTTCGAACAATTAAACGTTTAGGCAGGACACTATGGAAAAAATGGTCAGGCTATCATCGGCGAAGTTTGGTTGAAACTAAGATGCATTGCATCAAATTATTAGGAGATAAACTCAGTGCAAGGAGTTTTGATAGCCAAGTGAATGAAATCCATGCACGTGTAGCAGTCCTTAACAGATTTACGGAATTAGGTCGACCACTTACCCAAGTTACGCCTTAAATTTGGCTCAATTAGGGGCGCTTTGCATTTCAAATCTTTGTGCAACAAAGCCGTTTTATGATACAGATAAGAAAAGAACATTCGAATTTCTGAGCAACAACTTTCATCTGGCAGCATCCACCATTGCTGCAATTTATAAAGATCGCTGGAAGATTGAGTTATTCTTTAAAGCCATCAAGCAGAATTTAAAACTGAAGTCATTTCTAGGTCGAAGCCGCAATGCGATACAAACGCAAATATGGATTGCATTAATTGCCTATTTGCTGGTGAACTTCGCTAAACACATGGCACAAGAAGGATGGAGTGTTCAGCGTTTACTGAGAATTATTCAGGTCAATTTATTTGAAAGGAAACTTTTAAGGTCACTCTTTGTGCCTGATAAAAAATGGCGAAAACAAGAAGAACCTCAATTGAGGTTCTTCTTGTGATATTTGTGGGACAGCAGTGGCTTCGGCT harbors:
- a CDS encoding OmpW/AlkL family protein — its product is MMKKSFACLITTGLCALPTLTFADSPYFSLKDGDGFKRFSISAGPLYVKPTGKGQPIRVNTSVAEGTKTKVGDVKGDSVLDAIDESQPEATAKKAILKGVLDLERHTLLNLGKEGIVSYKGDDGAQYLRASTAGTAEINGLSSWENQGTGLEADDVLTLGIMTSYHFTDNLSLEVKAGIPPKVDIQGKGKIYAPLTGIATPEGLGVVVGDLPLKKDIFITDLEAHKKTSSARAWTPAFELQYRFGKTGINKFRPYVGLGLMYAYFSELEMNPDLEKDLVNAGHMIVNIKDGKAGAALDQKKSSGNPKVKLDASDTFAPVATVGFTYDFNEKWYAVGSVSYAHLSTDATITVNDSKYGELIKAKADIEINPILGYAGIGYRF
- a CDS encoding IS5 family transposase, with the protein product MKKPTHKIYRTSNWPAYNRALMSRGNITIWFDPATQWYAPSKGKQGRNQTYSDAAIQCCLMIKSLFRLSLRMVTGFVQSLIKLCGLNWIAPDYTTLCRRQKHIDIVISYQKSSDGLHLLMDSTGMKFLGEGEWKRKKHGPEYRRQWRKLHIGIDAKTLQIRAVQLTTNNVSDSQVLGDLLNQIPQDERIDSVYTDGAYDTKQCRQVIADRQAHAVIPPRKNAKPWKDTKSSSLERNELLRTIKRLGRTLWKKWSGYHRRSLVETKMHCIKLLGDKLSARSFDSQVNEIHARVAVLNRFTELGRPLTQVTP